Part of the Zingiber officinale cultivar Zhangliang chromosome 6A, Zo_v1.1, whole genome shotgun sequence genome, TAGGAAGATTTCTTCTGTATTGAGGAGATGTTAACCTCCTTTCCAATGGTGACCTTTTGCTTACAACAAATCGATTGACACCCTTTCTCATTGGGCATTATCTCTGGAAAATCTTCATCCGGAATGTTGCTGAGTTCTGAGATGTCCTTAATTTGGGCAGCTCTGCGAAACCATCTTGCTGCCTTTGCCTCCTCTGACATGTCAAGAGGATCAGGTTCTGTGGCACATGATCCTTCTAAACTCTTGCCAGTGAAGCTTGGTTTCCACCCTTCATTAGCATTCCTAGAATTACTCCTTCCTGCACTCGCTGGCTTCTGTCCTGAGGATGATGTAGAGGTGCCACCAAATATCCTGTCCAATGTCTTACTGATTGCAGAATCATAAGTTCTATGAGAACCCATCGTAACAGAAGCACCTTGCTGCAATTGATTGCCATCTGAAGAACCTGAATTACTCGATGGGCTACTGTTCTGGTTATTAGCCAACCTCCGTTCCAATGGTGTTTTTCTTGTGCTGACAACAAATCCCCTTCTGGATGGGCATCATCTCTGGGAAATCATCATCAGCTACTGCATTGCTTAAATTTGCAATACAAGTATGTTGTTCATGCGTAAGCCTAAGGTTTTCAGAAGGAAATCTAGAATCAATAGGAGAATACATTGAGGCATTAGCCTCAGTAGACTTATGTCTAAGTCTAATAAGAAAATTAATCAACTAATCATAAGGGAAGAAATAATTTTGCATAAACTAAAAAATATTTACCTAGACATGATAATTGAGAAGAACTCGAACTCGAGACAGAAGACGAAAACAGTCTTGAACGAGATAGAACACCAAGTTTTagatgaaaaatagattttagaTGAAAACTCGATAGCTACTAGTAATCGGCTATATAAGGGTCTTCTGAATGACCAAAGGCAATTACAGTCGACCATGTGTTTAATTATCATTGTAATTACTAAATGCCAAGTTAATTCATCAGGATGAATGCAGTTGACCACAGATTGATATGGTTGACTGACACTAAATTTTTATCAACATTGGTTGAGTCAGTTTAATTTTTTACGCTGGTTAGTACCTGAGCGCCAATATATTGTACGGACAATTAGAAgataaaaatattgattttgtaAACAATATTTCTATCTAAGTTCTCAATCTATCTCTAAGTCAATACGATAAAttgataaattttgtaaaataagtTAAGTAATCATTGAAAATGGCTTTATAATGATATGAAATGatattcttgaaaaatatttaagttttatcaaaataaattttgagaaaaaaaaacctttttgaTATGTTCAACTTTGATTTCGAGCTTAACTAGATAAAACTTTCAATCAGTGAGTCAAATTAAGCAAGAATTTTCAGCTTAATCTTATGAAGACTAAACTGTTAACATGtagaaattatttaacttaatcaCTGTTAAATTTTAACTCAAATTCATGTTGATGCCCTGATAAGTAATTGGAATCAAGGCTATAACTCTAAACATCTCATGTCTTTCTATATGTATCAAACATAAACAAGTTATTCCTTAGGTATTCGTGAGATGTTGGTTGCTTAAATTTATAGGTGCATGCAGTCTATAGTAGACCTAAGTTAAGTCAATCTTACAATAAGAAATgataaatacataaaaaaattattttaaatttgaaatcaaatttatttaaatgagAAATATGTAATAATAGTGAGTTAATCCTAGTTTAAGAAGATCTAAGAGTTGGAACTAGAAGATCTAAGAGTTAGCTCCCCTAAGTTGGAGTTCTAATAGATTTTAATTTAGTATTAGAATTAACATAACAAGCATTAGAATTAATCACATGTATATGTTGTTTGAATacccaataatatttattttctacttgaTTGACTAGGTAAGACTTGGGAACTCAAGTCATCTTGCTCTTAGCATGTCTATTAACTAAGGTAAAGTAAGAAATATGATTTTAACTTGAGTTAAAGCCAAGTCTAGTCTTATTGTATGCAACTCATTTGGATCCAAACATCATGTCCAAATTAGACCCAAATGTGAAGTTATTCAATGTTGACTTCAACTCACTAACTTGGTTTTTtatattagaattctcttcctcaagattTGACACTTGAGTTGAGATTCCAACTTGACTAacctaactcaatgagtctaagttagTCTTTTCCTTAAGGTCTTTGGCCTTCTTAAGTAAAATCTTAACTTTAGACTTGTATTTAGCTAGGATTTTAGACAAATAAGAAACTGTAGCGTATAATTTTTCAGTGATAAGATTTGTTACCTCTTCAGCTGACTCGTCTGAGTTGTTGATTTGACTTGAGTTTGATATTAAATTGTAGTTTGACTCGGACTTAGGACTTAATGCTTCTTTGATTGCTATCAATGCTAGAAGGTTGACTTGGTCAGAGTGATTCAAATTCTGATGATGACTCATCTCAAGTTACTTTTaatgtcttcttcttcttttccaactcTTTCTCCTTTAGAAGTGGACAATCAGTTTTAAAATGATCCTTCTTGTTGCATTTGAAACATAAGATAGTGATTAAATCTTTCTTTGAAATTTCCTTCTTTAGGAATCTCTGAGAGAATTTCTTCCGTCAGATCATCTGTTTAACCAAGTGTGCGACTTTTGAAGATAGGTCATCTTCGTCAGTTATTGATTCGAACTCAAATTCTGACTCAGTCTGTTCTTTCAATCTAGATTTAGATAGATTTTCTTACAATTAAAGTTATACCCTTCTCTTTCTAATTAAGGTTAGCTTGTTCGTGGAGTTTAAAATTACAAAAGAATTTGTCTAACTTTATAACTGAAAGATTCTTAaacactttgtaagcatcaatcATTAATGTCCACAAGGTAGTCATTGAAAATGTCTTAAGTACGTACTTGATCAAATGACTATTTTCgacttcactacaagaaaaaagtcaaacaacaacggtttttcaccgttgtcgtaggccattttgaactgttgttaaaggtcgtgttgttaaaaggggtggcaaaagacaacagtttttaaccgttgtctttgaaggcaaagacaacattttttacaacggtgaaaaactgttgtcttttccttcaaagacaacagtttttcaccgttgtctttgagcgtatgcctaggctcttcaacaacagttttgaactgtctacgacaacggctaaaaaccgttgtcttttttgccaatgacatcggtttgacaatggttaaaaaccgttgtctttttagcgaACAATGTTAATTAACATCAGtttgacaatgatttttcactgttgtcttttaatttgacatatttaaactgatgtctttgggtacaatatacaacatgttgacaataaataaaaaatttattaatcttttcctactcaacagtttataaaaaacatcatcatccagtgcaaatttcatccAGTGCAAATCATCTagtgcaaatttcattgataaaaaacctacaatccaaacataatcaatatttacaatgcaaatttcattaaagtaccaaacatcatcatccaaacatcattaaagtacaaaacatcaacattcaaacatcacaaaagtttacaaaacaaaatagtacccataacaatatatcacacatatatataaaatccaaaatatcttattttgttgGATCAagtcttctctacctgtgcatcttctaaacaacctgtgcatcttctaaacaccatatcaataactgcagccttttctggtttctcctccctcctagcttctcttttcttctcctttctgggTACGGGAtcattatcttttccctgaggtaaatagcatatgattgcaagttaagtcatttcccaggagtaaatggcataaaGATGATAATGACAAAGACGCTGTACACAATTGAATATGATAACAATACTTCTTTCTAGGCACAAATTAAAATTACTGCATAACTCACTTTTAGTTCAAGttatctacaaaatatcattgatcaagaacctacaatccaaacatcattaaagtaccaaacatcaacatccaaacatcaccaaactttacaaaactaaatagtacccataacaatatatcacacatatatatgccAAAGTATAttgttttgttggatcaaatcttctctacTTGTGCAATTCCTGTGATTAAAGTACCAAAACTGgctaagtatataacacccttttacttcctgtgaaaataaaaatcacatgattttaaTCCAATTCAACAACAAGTCTAGCTAGTCTCCCGTATATATTTTTATCACCAACATTAGAGGTTGTAATATGTCAAGAGCTACTAGACCTTTGACATGTTTATACAAAGAGTTAAGTTTGCTTATTACACCAATATGCGTATCAAGTGTGAAAGGATTTATACAAAGAGTTAAGTTTGTTTATCCAACTGATGGGACTTTCCTGAGACAAGGAGCCTGTGAATACCCAGAACCAACTAATTACTCTTAACTTAGATAAATATGAAACATAACAGAATGATGCTTACCATGAAGATGCTCTTTCAGTGCTCCATTATGCATAAACTCATATACAAGAATGCTTTTGCCTTCTTGCTGGCAGTAACCGAGAAATTCAACCAGATTTCTGTGATGTATTCTTGAAAGTAGAGAAACCTGGAACAAATTTTATTGGTCAAACTGGTGCAATAATAACTTAGTGCAATCCTTCAGCAAGCTACCATAAACACACTTTATGAAGAACCTTAAGCATATCTTTTTGGTTTGGCTAAGCAATCATCTAAGCAATTAAGAGTAACCCTTTTACCCAAAGCTATGTAAACGGCTACCTCACTTGAGAACTGCCTGTTTCCCTGACAAGAATCATTGGTTTGAACTTTGACGGCAATGTCTTTTCCGTTTTTCAACTTTCCATAATACACTATCCCATAGCCCCCAGAACCAACTTTTTTAGCAAAGTTTTCTGTGGCATCGTTGATTTCAGATAACCAATATCTATGTGTTGTTTCAATGCCAAATCCTCCGAAAGAAGCACTTAACTCTTGGAATGGTTGGGGAGGTGGAAGATCATCtgcaaatgaaaaaataatatctTTAATTCATATACATGTTTCAGACAAAAGTTAGTCAGTTGTATTGAGTCGTACCTACCTTCTCTTGAAAATAGTCTAAGTTTTTTGGGGATACGCCTCAAAATAGCATACCCAAGTTTGATAATTGTAATTTCATTGGAAAGTAGGACTTAAAGAGATATTCAACACAATCTAATAAGAAATACCCATGTGAAAACTATATTTTTGCCAAGAAGATGACCAGGTACTGTTCCGGACAGCATATTGTTCTGCACGTACCTGCAAGCTCAATAGTTACTTCATGCTGGAGTTGGTGCTAGACAAAGCCAAACGTTAAAAGAGAACAAATTTGGGCAAACATTGATGTTCGTTAAATGACAATATAATGGCAAGAAAGGACATACAGTTCTTGTAAATTTGATAGGCCATCCAAAAATGATAGATCACCAGTTAACTTATTGTTCTCAAGGTGACTGCAAAAAAACAATTCAAAAAGTCTAGCGAATGATTAAGTGTTTGATATATAAACCGGCAATATTTATATATTACATGTTTCTGAGACTTAAGCATGCACCGAGAGCAGGTATATGGCCACAAAGCACGTTTCCATCAAGCCATctgaaatatttgaatttgacaCAGTGACAAGGAATCATTAAATCCATCAACAGTTGTGCCGAATGAAATAAATTGACTTGGAACAGAAGTAGATTCTAACTTACAATTCGACTAGGCCAGTTAAACTAGCAAGCTCTGCAGGTATATTCCCCGTCAAATTTCTCCCTGATAGTCTACTGTTCATTATACGAATCTATTCATTAGTTCACGCGGCGAGAAGATAGCTAAAATTTGTACATTAGCAACAATTCATAGGTCAGCTAGAGAAACTGGAAATCATGCATGGGAAAGCAAAGCAAACATGACAAAGACCAATGAGAGTTAGAGAAGCATTCAGTACATTGAAACAATTTGTGGTTGCGGATCTGAATTACATTGAACCCATGACCATGGAGCTGGTAAGCATGGATCTCCACCTTCTTGTGCCCAAACTTCTTTTGGGTAATGTGATACAAAGCTTTCCATGGTCAGTGCTGAAGAGAAAAGAGGTATAAAGGATACACTCTAAAAGAAAATAGTGTTGCTCTAGATTACCAAATTAACAAGATATTTCTTTACTTACCGTCTAGGGATCCATAATTTATCTCCATATACTTGTATATCTCAAAAGCATTTAAGATAGGTCCCTTGGATGAATCATTTGTTTTCTTAAAAGCAAAAGACAAGACAAAAGGGAGACTTATATTATATGATCCCGGTTCATATAGCCAAAAGGGagaattttcaaaagtttaacttgaaaagaaTAGTCAGACCTCCAAGTGAAATCACAGTCCAGATTTTTCAATACAAGGGTCCTAACAATTTAAAGAATAAActcattgaaagaaaaaaaaacacacctTTTGGTTAAAATTCCATCTCTCCC contains:
- the LOC121995103 gene encoding probable LRR receptor-like serine/threonine-protein kinase At1g67720, with product MDDLPPPQPFQELSASFGGFGIETTHRYWLSEINDATENFAKKVGSGGYGIVYYGKLKNGKDIAVKVQTNDSCQGNRQFSSEVSLLSRIHHRNLVEFLGYCQQEGKSILVYEFMHNGALKEHLHGKR